In Geobacillus kaustophilus, a genomic segment contains:
- a CDS encoding YlaN family protein, whose translation MTDESMSYREKAYALLQADAEKIIQLIRVQMDHLTMPQCPVYEEVLDTQMFGLSREIDFAVRLGLVEAKDGKALLDRLERELSALHEAVAKKRVR comes from the coding sequence GTGACGGACGAATCGATGAGCTATCGGGAGAAGGCGTACGCGCTTTTACAAGCGGATGCAGAGAAAATCATCCAACTCATCCGGGTGCAAATGGACCATTTGACGATGCCGCAATGTCCGGTGTATGAAGAAGTGCTTGACACGCAAATGTTCGGGTTGTCACGGGAAATTGATTTTGCGGTGCGCCTCGGGCTTGTGGAGGCGAAAGACGGAAAGGCGCTCCTTGACCGGCTTGAGCGCGAACTTTCCGCGTTGCACGAGGCCGTGGCCAAAAAGCGCGTGCGATAA
- a CDS encoding YlaI family protein — MRVKCVLCDQIDTIDDESPLAKRLRNRPIHTYMCRDCHDRITEKTKLRLATGKFRFYRGRRADDDW; from the coding sequence ATGAGAGTCAAATGCGTGCTTTGCGACCAAATCGATACGATCGACGATGAATCGCCGCTCGCCAAGCGGCTGCGCAACCGTCCGATCCACACGTACATGTGCCGCGACTGCCATGACCGCATCACGGAAAAAACGAAACTGCGGCTGGCAACAGGAAAGTTCCGCTTCTATCGCGGCCGCCGCGCAGACGATGATTGGTGA
- the ftsW gene encoding putative lipid II flippase FtsW, giving the protein MERQLWKKVLKCYDYPLIAAVIMLSLFGLIMVYSSSMVTAVIRFEVPSDYFYERQKLWLIAGFIAFAIMMAIPYKVWRAERWVKLVFFASPLMLIAVAFLGHTANNATSWFRVGSLSMQPAELAKLGLILYLAAAFANKRKRLAEPAKSNLFPIYYTLVICFLIAIQPDFGTAAIVFAIAMCIIVSSGLRLVLLLKQLLFFALIGTVLSPFWLPVAGKKIFSPERMSRLYSFLDPFQYANGDGYQLVNSYLAIGLGGLKGVGLGKGIQKYGYLPESHTDFIMAVIAEELGLFGVAFTLGLLAFIVLRGLWIARRSHDAFGSLLAIGISVMIGFQTFINVGGVVGLIPITGVPLPLVSYGGTSLVLTMASLGLLVNISMFAKYEQRYKKAEKTMVSKQKRGLTF; this is encoded by the coding sequence ATGGAGCGACAATTATGGAAAAAAGTATTGAAGTGCTATGATTATCCGCTGATCGCCGCGGTCATCATGCTGTCGTTGTTCGGATTGATTATGGTGTACAGCTCGAGCATGGTCACCGCTGTCATCCGCTTTGAAGTGCCAAGCGACTATTTTTACGAGCGGCAAAAACTGTGGCTGATTGCCGGATTCATCGCGTTCGCCATCATGATGGCGATTCCGTATAAAGTGTGGCGGGCGGAGCGATGGGTGAAGCTCGTCTTTTTTGCTTCTCCATTGATGCTTATCGCCGTCGCTTTTCTCGGCCATACGGCCAACAACGCAACAAGCTGGTTTCGCGTCGGGTCGCTCTCCATGCAGCCGGCGGAGCTCGCGAAGCTCGGCCTGATTTTATACTTGGCCGCAGCGTTTGCCAACAAGCGGAAGCGGCTGGCCGAGCCGGCGAAAAGCAATTTGTTCCCCATTTATTATACATTGGTGATTTGTTTCCTGATTGCCATACAGCCTGACTTCGGAACGGCGGCGATCGTGTTTGCCATCGCGATGTGCATCATTGTTTCGTCTGGTTTGCGCCTCGTGTTGCTTCTAAAACAGCTGCTTTTTTTTGCACTGATTGGGACGGTGCTGTCGCCGTTTTGGCTCCCGGTTGCCGGCAAAAAAATTTTTTCTCCTGAACGGATGTCGCGTCTTTACAGCTTTTTGGATCCATTTCAATACGCAAACGGCGATGGCTACCAGCTCGTTAATTCGTATTTGGCGATCGGGCTTGGCGGGCTGAAAGGAGTGGGGCTTGGCAAAGGCATTCAAAAATACGGCTACCTGCCGGAGTCGCACACCGATTTTATTATGGCGGTCATCGCCGAAGAGCTCGGCTTATTTGGTGTAGCATTTACGCTTGGATTATTGGCGTTTATCGTGCTGCGCGGGCTTTGGATCGCCCGCCGCTCCCACGATGCGTTTGGGAGCCTGCTTGCGATCGGCATCTCCGTCATGATCGGCTTCCAAACGTTCATTAACGTTGGTGGAGTCGTTGGCCTTATTCCGATTACAGGGGTGCCGCTGCCGCTCGTCAGCTATGGGGGAACGTCGCTTGTCCTGACAATGGCTTCGCTCGGTCTGCTTGTGAACATTTCCATGTTCGCAAAGTACGAACAACGGTATAAAAAAGCTGAAAAAACGATGGTCAGCAAACAGAAAAGAGGTCTGACTTTTTAG
- a CDS encoding COX15/CtaA family protein yields the protein MLRSLKWFASATTLAMLFVLIGGALVTKTGSGMGCGRSWPLCDGQWVPDHITPELVIELSHRLVSGLAGIMVLILSIWAWRAIGHVRETKFLAVISFVFLVLQGLIGAAAVVWGQSDFVLALHFGISLISFAAVLLLTLLIFENDKTFSAASLSLDGKMQFHIYGVLIYSYIVVYTGALVRHTNASLACPNWPLCAKTRVLPVQFHEWVQMGHRLAAAVIIIWIAAAAIHAVRHYRRQPIIYYGWLIALFLVLAQMTTGALVVFTQLNLYIALAHAFFISCLFGVLSYLFLLALRTRREPIKTTDHSAREAAPATLK from the coding sequence TTGCTGCGTTCATTAAAATGGTTTGCCTCGGCGACAACGTTGGCCATGTTGTTTGTTTTAATTGGCGGAGCGCTCGTGACCAAAACCGGCTCCGGCATGGGATGCGGCCGATCCTGGCCGCTGTGCGACGGCCAGTGGGTTCCGGATCACATCACACCCGAACTTGTCATTGAGCTGAGCCATCGACTCGTTTCCGGCCTTGCCGGCATCATGGTGCTCATCCTTTCCATCTGGGCATGGCGAGCCATTGGCCATGTGCGGGAGACGAAGTTTTTGGCCGTCATATCGTTCGTCTTTCTTGTCCTGCAAGGGCTGATCGGCGCCGCCGCGGTCGTGTGGGGGCAGTCGGATTTTGTCCTCGCTTTGCATTTTGGCATTTCGCTCATTTCGTTTGCCGCTGTGCTGTTGCTGACGCTATTGATTTTTGAAAACGACAAAACGTTTTCCGCCGCATCGCTTTCGCTTGACGGCAAAATGCAGTTTCATATTTATGGCGTCCTCATTTATTCATACATTGTCGTCTACACCGGAGCGCTCGTGCGCCATACGAACGCCAGCCTCGCCTGTCCAAACTGGCCTTTGTGCGCCAAAACGCGCGTCCTTCCGGTTCAGTTTCACGAGTGGGTGCAGATGGGGCACCGACTGGCTGCTGCCGTCATCATCATCTGGATCGCCGCCGCCGCCATACACGCCGTTCGCCATTACCGCAGGCAGCCGATCATCTACTACGGGTGGCTCATCGCTCTTTTTCTCGTCCTCGCACAAATGACGACCGGAGCACTTGTCGTGTTTACACAGCTGAACTTGTATATCGCTTTGGCGCATGCGTTCTTTATCTCTTGTTTGTTCGGCGTGCTCAGCTACTTGTTTCTGTTGGCGCTCCGCACCCGCCGCGAGCCGATCAAAACCACGGACCATTCAGCTCGCGAGGCAGCGCCGGCCACGTTGAAATGA
- a CDS encoding PhoH family protein: protein MGKKIYVLDTNVLLQDPYSIFAFEDNEVVIPAVVLEEVDSKKRYMDEIGRNARQVSKLIDRLRENGKLHEKIPLENGGALRIELNHRSFHQLQEIFVEKTNDNRILAVAKNLSLEEQAKEDGRSVILVSKDALVRVKADAIGLQAEDFLSDRVVDVDHIYSGFLELYIGKEHLQRFYDKGELVLADIADHPFYPNQFIIMKDAFGSSTSAIGIVDQNGKKVKKLIFHHEHIWGIRPRNVQQTMAFELLMRDDIPLVTLIGKAGTGKTLLALAAGLMQTEDLRTYKKLLVARPIVPMGKDLGFLPGEKEEKLRPWMQPIFDNLEYLFNTKKPGELDAILAGMSSIEVEALTYIRGRSLPEQFIIIDEAQNLTKHEVKTILTRVGEKSKIILMGDPEQIDHPYLDEYNNGLTYVVEKFKDQKIAGHIRLVKGERSALAQLAADLL from the coding sequence TTGGGAAAAAAAATTTACGTGCTCGATACGAACGTGCTGTTGCAAGATCCGTATTCAATTTTCGCGTTTGAGGATAATGAGGTCGTCATTCCAGCGGTCGTGCTTGAGGAAGTGGATTCGAAAAAGCGGTATATGGATGAAATTGGTAGGAATGCCCGCCAAGTGTCAAAGCTCATCGACCGTCTGCGCGAAAACGGCAAGCTGCATGAAAAAATTCCGCTTGAAAACGGAGGGGCGCTGCGCATTGAGTTGAACCATCGTTCGTTTCATCAACTGCAAGAAATTTTTGTCGAAAAGACGAACGACAATCGCATTTTGGCGGTGGCGAAAAATTTATCGCTTGAAGAGCAGGCGAAGGAAGATGGACGCTCCGTCATTTTGGTGAGCAAAGATGCGCTCGTGCGCGTCAAAGCGGATGCCATCGGGCTGCAGGCAGAAGATTTTTTAAGCGACCGCGTCGTTGATGTCGACCATATTTACAGCGGATTTTTGGAGCTGTACATAGGAAAGGAACACCTGCAGCGATTTTACGACAAAGGGGAGCTCGTGCTCGCCGATATCGCCGACCACCCGTTTTATCCGAACCAGTTCATCATTATGAAAGACGCGTTTGGCAGCTCGACGTCAGCGATTGGCATTGTCGACCAAAACGGCAAAAAAGTGAAAAAGCTCATCTTCCATCACGAACATATATGGGGCATTCGCCCGCGCAACGTGCAGCAAACGATGGCGTTTGAGCTTCTCATGCGCGACGACATTCCGCTTGTGACGCTAATCGGCAAAGCCGGAACGGGCAAGACGCTGCTTGCCCTTGCCGCCGGGTTGATGCAAACGGAAGATTTGCGCACATACAAAAAATTGCTCGTCGCTCGGCCGATTGTGCCGATGGGGAAAGATCTCGGCTTTCTGCCGGGGGAAAAGGAAGAAAAGCTGCGCCCGTGGATGCAGCCGATTTTTGACAACTTGGAATACTTGTTCAACACGAAAAAACCGGGGGAGCTCGATGCGATTTTAGCCGGCATGAGCTCGATTGAAGTGGAGGCGCTCACGTACATCCGCGGCCGGAGCCTGCCAGAGCAGTTTATCATCATTGATGAGGCGCAAAATTTAACGAAGCATGAAGTGAAGACGATTTTGACGCGCGTCGGGGAGAAAAGCAAAATCATTTTAATGGGCGATCCGGAACAGATCGACCATCCGTATTTGGATGAATATAACAACGGGTTGACGTACGTCGTCGAAAAGTTTAAAGACCAAAAAATCGCCGGTCATATCCGGCTCGTCAAAGGGGAGCGTTCGGCGCTCGCCCAGCTCGCCGCTGATTTGCTGTAG
- a CDS encoding DUF5325 family protein yields MKRIEPVPLLLAILAVAAIMAIGVFIAEQSLIGIAASTLIFIATMGAGFAHKKRTR; encoded by the coding sequence ATGAAACGGATCGAGCCTGTACCGCTGTTGCTCGCCATTCTTGCCGTCGCCGCCATCATGGCGATCGGCGTCTTCATCGCCGAGCAAAGCTTGATCGGCATCGCCGCTTCCACGCTCATCTTTATCGCCACCATGGGCGCTGGGTTCGCCCATAAAAAACGGACGCGCTGA
- a CDS encoding YhcN/YlaJ family sporulation lipoprotein yields the protein MKRNCWLAAFFLPFLIFSGCTFGNDHEANDPNRSLVRVKNTVDERVENKSGQEIARRLAEIADRVPNVHNAAAIVVGKYAIVGIDVGANMDASRVGTIKYSVAEALQKDPYGANAIIVADPDLYTRVRNIGRHIDEGRPVQAFMNEIADIVGRVMPEVPSDLFETTPKPTEENNGQLNKREERQLNKQQNKQSNEHLNR from the coding sequence ATGAAGAGAAACTGCTGGCTCGCCGCTTTTTTCCTTCCCTTTTTGATTTTCAGCGGCTGCACGTTTGGAAACGATCATGAAGCGAACGATCCCAATCGTTCACTCGTGCGCGTCAAAAATACGGTCGATGAACGCGTCGAAAACAAATCCGGGCAAGAGATCGCACGCCGGCTTGCAGAAATCGCCGACCGTGTTCCAAACGTTCACAATGCCGCCGCGATCGTCGTCGGCAAATATGCCATCGTCGGCATTGACGTCGGCGCCAATATGGACGCCTCGCGCGTCGGCACCATCAAATATTCCGTCGCCGAAGCATTGCAAAAAGATCCGTACGGTGCGAACGCCATTATTGTCGCCGACCCAGATCTTTACACCCGCGTGCGCAACATCGGCCGGCACATCGATGAAGGGCGGCCGGTGCAAGCGTTCATGAACGAAATCGCCGACATCGTCGGACGAGTGATGCCGGAAGTGCCAAGCGATTTGTTTGAAACGACGCCGAAGCCGACCGAAGAAAACAACGGACAGCTGAACAAACGGGAGGAGCGGCAGCTGAACAAACAGCAAAACAAGCAATCGAATGAACATTTAAATCGATAA
- the typA gene encoding translational GTPase TypA, whose protein sequence is MTNKRIDLRNIAIIAHVDHGKTTLVDQLLRQSGTFRENEQVAERALDRNDLERERGITILAKNTAVLYKGTRINILDTPGHADFGGEVERIMRLVDGVLLVVDAYEGCMPQTRFVLKKALEQQLVPIVVVNKIDREFARPAEVVDEVLDLFIELGASEEQLEFPVVYTSALRGTASLDPDRQDGDMTALFETIIEHIPAPVDNRNEPLQFQVALLDYNEYVGRIGIGRIFRGAMKTGQQVALLKRDGAVKMFRVTKLFGFIGLKRIEIEEAHAGDIVAVAGMEDINVGETVCPPDHQEPLPPLRIDEPTLKMTFLVNNSPFAGREGKYVTARKLEERLRTQLETDVSLRVEPTESPDAWIVSGRGELHLAILIESMRREGYELQVSKPEVILKEIDGVTCEPIERVVIDIPEEYTGATMESLGSRKGELVDMVHGDNGQVRLVFLVPSRGLIGYRSEFMSLTRGYGILNHSFDRYAPVQPGAIGGRRQGVLVSMETGKATAYGIMQLEDRGTIFVEPGTEVYEGMIVGEHNRENDLVVNICREKHVTNMRSSTKEQTVTMKKPRLLTLEEALEYLNDDEYCEVTPASIRLRKKILNKSEREKAEKKEKKKKAVEQAK, encoded by the coding sequence TTGACGAACAAACGAATCGATCTTCGCAATATCGCGATCATCGCTCACGTCGACCATGGGAAAACGACGCTCGTTGACCAGTTGCTTCGGCAGTCAGGGACGTTCCGCGAAAACGAACAAGTCGCGGAGCGGGCGCTTGACCGCAACGATTTGGAGCGGGAGCGCGGCATTACGATTTTGGCGAAAAATACGGCTGTCTTGTATAAAGGAACGCGCATCAACATTTTGGATACGCCGGGACACGCTGATTTCGGTGGGGAAGTCGAGAGGATCATGCGCCTTGTCGACGGCGTCTTGCTTGTCGTCGACGCGTATGAAGGCTGCATGCCGCAGACGCGGTTTGTGCTGAAAAAGGCGCTTGAGCAGCAGCTTGTGCCGATCGTCGTCGTCAACAAAATCGACCGCGAATTTGCTCGGCCGGCGGAAGTCGTTGATGAGGTGCTCGACCTGTTTATCGAACTTGGTGCTTCTGAGGAGCAGCTCGAGTTTCCAGTCGTGTACACATCGGCGCTGCGCGGGACGGCAAGCCTCGATCCGGATCGCCAGGACGGTGACATGACCGCCTTGTTTGAGACGATCATCGAGCATATTCCGGCGCCGGTGGACAACCGCAACGAACCGTTGCAGTTTCAAGTGGCGCTGCTCGACTATAATGAATATGTCGGGCGCATCGGCATCGGCCGCATTTTCCGCGGCGCGATGAAAACAGGCCAGCAAGTCGCTCTCTTAAAGCGCGACGGTGCCGTCAAGATGTTTCGTGTCACGAAGCTGTTTGGTTTTATTGGGTTGAAGCGGATTGAGATTGAAGAAGCGCACGCTGGCGACATCGTCGCGGTCGCCGGGATGGAGGACATCAATGTCGGTGAAACGGTTTGCCCGCCCGATCATCAAGAGCCGCTGCCGCCTCTTCGCATTGATGAGCCGACGTTGAAAATGACGTTTCTCGTCAACAACAGTCCGTTTGCGGGGCGCGAAGGCAAATACGTGACAGCGAGAAAGCTGGAGGAGCGGCTTCGCACCCAGCTGGAGACGGATGTCAGTCTGCGCGTTGAGCCGACCGAGTCGCCGGATGCGTGGATTGTCTCCGGCCGCGGGGAGCTTCATTTGGCGATTTTGATTGAAAGCATGCGCCGCGAAGGATACGAACTGCAAGTATCGAAGCCGGAAGTCATTCTAAAAGAGATTGACGGTGTCACGTGCGAGCCGATCGAGCGGGTCGTCATTGACATCCCGGAGGAATATACGGGAGCGACCATGGAGTCGCTCGGCAGCCGCAAGGGCGAGCTCGTCGATATGGTGCACGGCGACAACGGGCAAGTGCGTCTCGTCTTCCTTGTGCCGTCGCGTGGCTTGATCGGCTATCGGAGTGAATTTATGTCGTTGACGCGCGGATATGGAATTTTAAACCATTCGTTTGACCGTTATGCCCCCGTGCAGCCTGGCGCAATCGGCGGCCGCCGCCAAGGGGTGCTCGTCTCGATGGAAACCGGAAAGGCGACGGCTTACGGCATCATGCAACTTGAGGACCGCGGCACAATTTTTGTTGAGCCGGGCACTGAAGTGTACGAAGGGATGATCGTCGGCGAGCATAACCGCGAAAACGACCTGGTTGTCAACATTTGCCGGGAAAAGCATGTCACCAACATGCGCTCGTCGACGAAAGAACAGACGGTGACGATGAAAAAGCCGCGCCTGTTGACGCTTGAAGAAGCGCTCGAGTATTTGAATGACGATGAATATTGTGAAGTGACGCCAGCGTCGATCCGGCTGCGCAAAAAAATCTTGAATAAAAGCGAGCGTGAAAAGGCAGAGAAGAAAGAGAAGAAAAAGAAAGCGGTTGAGCAGGCGAAATAG
- a CDS encoding YlaH-like family protein, with the protein MNVLERLTFFASLYKVHDNPERGMWLLYVTVLLLAALVYRLGFARRLPLLKNVIIYVLLALGCTVLTFFAVFLPVAEGLAVAALVLIIYKVRLKQAKEGEKS; encoded by the coding sequence GTGAATGTGCTCGAACGGCTCACGTTTTTCGCCTCGCTTTATAAGGTGCACGATAATCCCGAGCGCGGTATGTGGCTATTGTATGTGACAGTGTTGCTGCTTGCCGCGCTTGTGTATCGGCTCGGCTTTGCCCGCCGCCTGCCGCTGTTGAAAAACGTCATCATTTACGTCTTGCTGGCGCTTGGCTGCACGGTTTTGACGTTTTTCGCCGTCTTTTTGCCGGTGGCAGAAGGATTGGCCGTCGCCGCCCTCGTATTAATCATTTATAAAGTGCGCTTGAAGCAGGCCAAAGAGGGAGAAAAGTCATGA
- the pyc gene encoding pyruvate carboxylase — translation MRTRRIRKVLAANRGEIAIRVFRACTELDIRTVAIYSKEDAGSYHRYKADEAYLVGEGKKPIEAYLDIEGIIEIAKAHDVDAIHPGYGFLSENIQFAKRCREEGIIFIGPNEDHLDMFGDKVKARHAAMKAGIPVIPGSDGPVGGLEDVVRFAETHGYPIIIKAALGGGGRGMRIVRSKSEVKEAFERAKSEAKAAFGSDDVYVEKLIEKPKHIEVQILGDHEGNIVHLYERDCSVQRRHQKVVEVAPSVSLSDELRERICEAAVRLMKSVNYVNAGTVEFLVSGDEFYFIEVNPRIQVEHTITEMITGIDIVQSQILIADGFSLHSPEVGIPKQEDIRINGYAIQSRVTTEDPLNNFMPDTGKIMAYRSGGGFGVRLDAGNGFQGAVITPYYDSLLVKVSTWALTFEQAARKMLRNLREFRIRGIKTNIPFLENVVQHPKFLSGEYDTSFIDTTPELFVFPRRKDRGTKMLTYIGTVTVNGFPGIGKKKKPVFDKPRVPKVSQTEPIPAGTKQILDERGPEGLVRWIQEQPRVLLTDTTFRDAHQSLLATRVRTIDLLRIAEPTARLLPNLFSLEMWGGATFDVAYRFLREDPWDRLLKLRERIPNVLFQMLLRSANAVGYKNYPDNVIREFVEKSAQAGIDVFRIFDSLNWVKGMTVAIDAVRQSGKIAEAAICYTGDILDPNRPKYNLDYYKALAKELEQSGAHILGIKDMAGLLKPQAAYVLISALKETVSIPIHLHTHDTSGNGIYTYAKAIEAGVDIVDVAVSSMAGLTSQPSANTLYYALEGTERAPEVDIYGLEQLARYWEDVRKFYQEFESGMNAPHTEVYMHEMPGGQYSNLQQQAKAVGLGDRWDEVKEMYRRVNDLFGDIVKVTPSSKVVGDMALYMVQNNLTEQDIFERGETLNFPDSVVEFFEGYLGQPHGGFPKELQRIILKGREPITVRPGELLEPVDFEQIKRELYDKLGREVTDFDAIAYALYPKVFLEYAETVEKYGDISVLDTPTFLYGMRLGEEIEVEIERGKTLIVKLVSIGQPQADGTRVVYFELNGQPREVIIRDESIKAAVAERIKADRTNPNHIAATMPGTVVKVLVEKGEKVDKGDHLMVTEAMKMETTVQAPFAGIVKDIYVKSGDAIQAGDLLIELSK, via the coding sequence ATGAGGACAAGACGAATTCGCAAAGTGCTGGCAGCCAACCGCGGAGAGATCGCCATTCGCGTTTTCCGCGCCTGCACGGAGCTTGATATCCGCACGGTGGCGATTTATTCGAAGGAAGACGCCGGATCGTACCACCGCTACAAAGCGGATGAGGCGTATTTAGTCGGAGAAGGGAAAAAGCCGATCGAAGCCTACTTGGACATTGAAGGCATCATTGAGATCGCCAAAGCCCACGATGTCGATGCCATCCATCCGGGATATGGGTTTTTGTCGGAAAACATTCAATTTGCCAAACGGTGCCGCGAAGAGGGGATTATTTTCATCGGCCCGAACGAAGATCATTTGGATATGTTCGGCGATAAAGTGAAAGCGCGCCATGCGGCCATGAAGGCGGGCATTCCCGTCATCCCGGGCAGCGACGGACCGGTCGGCGGCCTTGAAGACGTCGTCCGCTTTGCTGAGACGCACGGATACCCGATCATCATCAAGGCGGCGCTTGGCGGCGGCGGCCGCGGCATGCGCATCGTCCGCTCGAAGTCGGAAGTGAAGGAAGCGTTTGAGCGTGCCAAGTCGGAAGCGAAAGCGGCGTTTGGCAGCGACGACGTCTATGTCGAAAAGCTGATCGAAAAGCCGAAGCATATTGAAGTGCAAATTTTGGGCGACCACGAAGGAAACATCGTTCACCTTTACGAACGCGACTGCTCGGTGCAGCGCCGCCATCAAAAAGTCGTGGAAGTCGCGCCAAGCGTCTCGCTGTCGGACGAGCTGCGCGAGCGCATTTGCGAAGCGGCGGTTCGACTCATGAAAAGCGTCAACTATGTCAATGCCGGCACGGTTGAGTTTCTCGTTTCCGGCGATGAGTTTTATTTCATCGAAGTCAATCCGCGCATCCAAGTCGAGCATACGATCACCGAAATGATCACCGGGATTGACATCGTTCAGTCGCAAATTTTAATCGCCGACGGTTTTTCGCTCCACAGCCCGGAGGTCGGCATTCCAAAGCAGGAAGACATCCGCATCAACGGCTACGCCATTCAGTCGCGGGTGACGACGGAAGATCCTCTCAACAACTTTATGCCGGATACGGGAAAAATTATGGCGTACCGCTCAGGCGGCGGCTTCGGCGTGCGCTTGGACGCCGGCAATGGCTTCCAAGGGGCGGTCATTACGCCGTATTACGATTCGCTGCTCGTGAAAGTGTCGACATGGGCGTTGACGTTTGAGCAGGCGGCAAGAAAAATGCTGCGCAACTTGCGCGAGTTCCGCATCCGCGGCATTAAAACGAACATTCCATTTTTGGAAAACGTCGTGCAGCATCCGAAATTTTTGTCGGGGGAATACGATACGTCATTCATCGATACGACGCCGGAATTGTTTGTATTCCCGCGCCGAAAAGACCGCGGGACGAAAATGCTGACGTACATCGGCACCGTGACGGTCAACGGCTTCCCTGGCATCGGCAAAAAGAAAAAGCCGGTGTTTGACAAACCGCGCGTGCCGAAGGTGAGCCAAACGGAACCGATCCCAGCGGGAACGAAGCAAATTTTGGATGAACGCGGACCGGAAGGGCTTGTCCGTTGGATTCAGGAACAGCCGCGCGTGCTCTTGACCGATACGACGTTCCGCGACGCCCATCAGTCGCTGTTGGCAACAAGGGTGCGCACGATCGATCTGTTGCGCATCGCTGAGCCGACGGCGCGACTGCTTCCGAATTTGTTCTCGCTTGAAATGTGGGGCGGGGCGACGTTTGACGTGGCGTATCGCTTTTTAAGGGAGGATCCGTGGGACCGCCTCTTGAAGCTGCGCGAGCGCATCCCGAACGTATTGTTCCAGATGCTGCTCCGTTCTGCCAACGCCGTGGGATATAAAAACTATCCGGACAACGTTATCCGCGAGTTCGTTGAAAAATCGGCGCAAGCGGGGATTGATGTCTTCCGCATTTTCGACAGCCTCAACTGGGTGAAAGGGATGACGGTGGCGATCGACGCCGTCCGCCAGAGCGGGAAAATCGCCGAGGCGGCCATTTGCTATACGGGCGATATTTTGGACCCGAACCGGCCGAAATACAATTTGGATTATTACAAAGCGTTGGCGAAAGAACTCGAGCAATCCGGAGCGCACATTTTAGGCATTAAGGATATGGCCGGCCTGTTGAAGCCGCAGGCGGCGTACGTGCTTATCTCGGCGCTCAAGGAGACGGTCAGCATCCCGATCCATTTGCATACGCACGATACGAGCGGCAACGGCATTTACACGTACGCCAAAGCGATCGAAGCCGGCGTCGATATCGTCGATGTCGCCGTCAGCTCGATGGCTGGTTTGACGTCGCAGCCGAGCGCCAATACGCTTTACTATGCCCTGGAAGGAACAGAGCGGGCGCCGGAGGTCGACATTTACGGTTTGGAGCAGCTGGCGCGCTATTGGGAAGACGTGCGCAAATTTTATCAGGAGTTTGAAAGCGGCATGAACGCGCCGCATACGGAAGTATATATGCATGAGATGCCGGGCGGCCAGTACAGCAACTTGCAGCAGCAGGCGAAAGCAGTCGGCCTTGGCGATCGGTGGGACGAAGTGAAGGAAATGTACCGCCGCGTCAACGACTTGTTCGGGGACATCGTCAAAGTGACGCCGTCGTCGAAAGTCGTCGGCGACATGGCGCTGTATATGGTGCAAAACAACTTGACGGAGCAAGACATTTTTGAGCGCGGCGAAACGCTCAATTTCCCGGATTCCGTCGTCGAGTTTTTCGAAGGCTATTTAGGCCAGCCGCACGGCGGATTCCCGAAAGAGCTGCAGCGCATTATTTTGAAAGGGCGCGAGCCGATCACCGTTCGTCCAGGCGAACTGCTCGAGCCGGTCGATTTCGAGCAAATCAAGCGGGAGCTGTACGACAAGCTCGGCCGCGAAGTGACCGACTTTGACGCCATCGCCTATGCGCTTTATCCGAAAGTGTTTTTGGAATATGCCGAAACGGTCGAAAAATACGGCGACATTTCGGTGCTCGATACACCGACGTTCCTGTATGGCATGCGCCTCGGCGAGGAGATCGAAGTGGAGATTGAGCGCGGAAAAACGCTCATCGTCAAGCTTGTGTCGATCGGCCAGCCTCAGGCGGACGGCACACGCGTTGTCTACTTCGAGCTGAACGGCCAGCCGCGCGAAGTCATCATCCGCGATGAAAGCATCAAAGCGGCCGTCGCTGAGCGCATCAAGGCGGACCGGACAAACCCGAACCACATTGCCGCGACGATGCCGGGCACGGTCGTGAAAGTGCTTGTGGAGAAAGGGGAAAAAGTCGATAAAGGCGACCATTTGATGGTGACGGAAGCGATGAAGATGGAAACGACGGTGCAGGCGCCGTTTGCCGGCATTGTCAAAGACATTTACGTCAAAAGCGGCGATGCCATTCAGGCGGGCGATTTGCTGATCGAGCTGTCGAAATGA